The following are encoded in a window of Legionella geestiana genomic DNA:
- a CDS encoding zinc-finger domain-containing protein, with amino-acid sequence MSNATPPKPADAANTPCMVTRDALPLYCPNPSMTLWSMHPRVFLPIDKTGREVCPYCGTVYVLQS; translated from the coding sequence ATGAGCAATGCCACCCCTCCAAAGCCCGCAGATGCGGCAAACACGCCCTGTATGGTTACGCGTGATGCGCTGCCGCTCTATTGCCCCAACCCCTCGATGACACTCTGGAGCATGCACCCCCGGGTATTCCTGCCAATTGATAAAACCGGACGGGAAGTCTGCCCTTATTGTGGCACCGTATACGTTCTACAGTCATGA
- a CDS encoding bifunctional ADP-dependent NAD(P)H-hydrate dehydratase/NAD(P)H-hydrate epimerase, with the protein MRATAVYRNAEIRAAEQKACSSGIPESVLMERAGAAALETLNTCFPKAESIAIFCGAGNNAGDGYVLARLLHERHIPVTVFALKAPEDLPETARMAALKALQRGVAVREFEDAEEMEASLVVDALLGTGLRDAPSGLFAQAISLINTYARPVLALDIPSGLAADTGEALGEVVKATVTISFVAPKLGLYLRDGIDCCGEIISDCLNIAHCLDTGARAATLLEASLLQKVLPQRARNTHKGDYGHVLCIGGGSGMPGSIRMSAEAALRVGAGMVTIATLPEHVNACASLPEAMVHGIDTAQDLQPLLARASVCVLGPGLGTDAWGRALFQAAIASMLPTVVDASALTLLAEMPQYDDNWILTPHPGEAARLLGISSMAVQADRLKALTRLQQQYGGVIVLKGARTLVQTPAGDTFLCDAGNPGMASAGMGDVLSGVLGGLLAQGLSLADAATSGVMLHATAADTAARAGGERGLLARDVIAGLRAGVNAQ; encoded by the coding sequence ATGCGTGCCACGGCGGTTTATCGTAATGCTGAAATTCGTGCAGCGGAGCAGAAGGCATGCTCCTCCGGTATTCCTGAGTCCGTGCTTATGGAGCGCGCCGGAGCGGCCGCTCTTGAAACCCTGAACACCTGCTTTCCCAAAGCCGAGTCTATCGCCATCTTCTGTGGCGCCGGCAACAATGCTGGTGATGGGTATGTGCTGGCGCGCCTTCTTCATGAGCGGCACATTCCCGTAACCGTATTTGCTCTCAAAGCTCCGGAAGACTTACCTGAAACAGCACGCATGGCCGCACTCAAAGCCCTCCAGCGCGGTGTAGCAGTCCGGGAGTTTGAAGACGCTGAAGAGATGGAGGCGTCTTTAGTGGTAGACGCACTGTTGGGCACAGGATTGCGTGATGCGCCATCAGGTCTTTTTGCGCAGGCCATATCGCTTATCAACACGTACGCCCGTCCGGTGCTGGCGCTCGACATCCCTTCAGGACTGGCCGCTGATACCGGTGAGGCATTGGGTGAAGTAGTCAAAGCCACGGTTACCATCAGCTTTGTGGCGCCCAAACTCGGCCTTTACCTGCGCGATGGCATTGACTGCTGCGGAGAAATCATATCGGATTGCCTGAACATCGCCCATTGCCTTGATACCGGCGCACGTGCAGCGACCCTGCTTGAGGCATCGCTGCTGCAAAAAGTCCTGCCTCAGCGCGCACGCAATACGCACAAGGGGGATTACGGGCACGTGCTCTGCATCGGTGGCGGAAGCGGTATGCCTGGCTCCATTCGCATGAGTGCAGAGGCGGCGTTGCGGGTTGGTGCCGGCATGGTAACCATTGCCACACTGCCTGAACATGTGAATGCCTGTGCCAGTCTGCCCGAAGCCATGGTGCATGGCATTGACACGGCACAGGATTTACAGCCCCTGCTGGCGCGGGCCAGCGTTTGTGTACTTGGGCCTGGCCTTGGCACGGATGCCTGGGGGCGGGCGCTGTTTCAGGCTGCCATCGCTTCCATGCTGCCGACCGTGGTAGACGCGTCCGCACTGACGCTCCTTGCTGAAATGCCCCAATATGACGACAACTGGATTCTCACGCCGCATCCCGGTGAAGCCGCAAGACTGCTCGGTATATCCAGCATGGCCGTCCAGGCAGACCGCCTGAAGGCATTGACCCGCCTGCAGCAGCAGTACGGAGGCGTTATTGTGCTTAAGGGGGCGCGTACACTGGTGCAGACACCAGCCGGTGACACCTTTCTTTGCGACGCCGGAAATCCCGGCATGGCCAGTGCCGGCATGGGAGACGTGCTGAGCGGTGTTTTGGGCGGGCTGCTCGCGCAGGGCTTATCACTTGCTGATGCTGCAACCTCGGGCGTGATGCTGCACGCGACTGCCGCGGATACGGCCGCGCGCGCCGGTGGCGAGCGCGGACTGCTTGCGCGCGATGTGATTGCCGGGCTGCGTGCGGGAGTCAATGCACAATGA
- the mutL gene encoding DNA mismatch repair endonuclease MutL: MSTPYPPVSRIVQLAPEVANQIAAGEVIERPASVVKELLENAWDAGSDAIVIELSSGGMSRIRVIDNGRGIVPEDLILAVSAHATSKLRTLSDLAGLTSMGFRGEALASIASVSRLQITSRTVDTEHATTLVCEAHGTQLLKSARTKGTTIEVCDLFHNAPVRKKFLKSERAEFDAIDALVRRFALAAPHIAITLRHNGKTMLDFSAQTGLKTRMQKIFGKAFADANIAIDAESAPMRLSGWVSGTGFQRSQNDRQWFFVNQRMVRDKLLLHALRQAFEQRLHPGTHAACLLYLELPPELVDVNVHPTKHELRFSEPRLVHDFLVSTIRNALAKEEKRPLSTLKKAGSATVSALREPARLTPATDSESFRWVALNARFCIVFAGFDVWWVDVQALVADWTKNLLETASYPLASRPLLVPVRLAVPPSETRALHLAAARFTQFGLSLDQAGAEQWLVRSLPVILPHLDVGRLLQSFTPQRVRDDAAMRDWLCACTDVDARQVSDSLRQDLLSHLLHAEASRPAFCKLLTLEACEGVLHA; the protein is encoded by the coding sequence ATGAGCACGCCTTACCCGCCAGTGTCCCGCATTGTTCAACTGGCCCCCGAAGTCGCCAACCAGATAGCTGCGGGCGAGGTGATTGAACGGCCGGCATCCGTGGTCAAAGAGCTACTGGAGAATGCGTGGGATGCTGGCAGTGACGCTATTGTGATTGAGTTGTCGAGCGGCGGAATGTCGCGTATTCGCGTCATTGATAATGGCCGCGGCATTGTGCCGGAGGACCTCATCCTCGCCGTATCAGCCCATGCTACCAGCAAACTGCGAACCTTAAGTGACCTCGCAGGCTTGACCAGTATGGGATTTCGCGGGGAAGCGCTTGCCAGCATTGCCTCCGTATCGCGCCTGCAGATAACTTCACGCACCGTTGACACGGAGCATGCGACGACCCTCGTGTGTGAGGCGCATGGCACGCAGCTTTTAAAATCCGCGCGCACGAAAGGTACCACGATTGAAGTGTGCGATCTTTTCCATAACGCACCCGTGCGTAAAAAATTTCTTAAATCCGAGCGTGCCGAATTTGATGCTATTGATGCGCTGGTGCGCCGTTTTGCGCTTGCCGCCCCACACATCGCCATTACGCTGCGCCACAACGGCAAAACCATGCTCGACTTTTCCGCACAGACCGGGCTTAAAACACGCATGCAAAAAATTTTTGGCAAGGCATTCGCGGACGCAAATATCGCCATTGATGCAGAGTCGGCCCCGATGCGCCTGTCAGGCTGGGTGAGCGGAACGGGGTTTCAGCGTAGCCAGAATGACCGTCAATGGTTTTTTGTCAACCAGCGCATGGTGCGCGACAAGCTGCTGCTGCATGCGCTGCGTCAGGCTTTTGAGCAGCGGCTGCACCCGGGCACGCATGCCGCTTGTCTTCTGTATCTAGAGCTGCCGCCAGAACTTGTGGATGTGAACGTGCACCCGACAAAGCATGAACTGCGTTTCAGCGAGCCGCGCCTTGTGCATGACTTTCTGGTATCAACGATTCGCAATGCACTTGCAAAAGAAGAAAAACGTCCGCTATCAACGCTGAAAAAGGCGGGAAGCGCGACCGTTTCAGCCTTACGCGAGCCTGCGCGGCTCACACCTGCAACCGATTCGGAATCGTTTCGCTGGGTGGCGCTTAATGCCCGTTTTTGCATCGTTTTTGCAGGCTTTGATGTCTGGTGGGTAGATGTGCAGGCACTGGTTGCTGACTGGACTAAAAATCTCCTGGAAACGGCTTCTTATCCACTGGCATCGCGTCCTCTGCTGGTACCGGTACGTCTTGCAGTGCCGCCTTCTGAGACTCGGGCCCTGCACCTGGCAGCAGCGCGTTTCACGCAATTTGGCCTGAGCCTTGACCAGGCGGGCGCAGAGCAGTGGCTTGTACGCTCGCTCCCGGTCATTCTGCCGCATCTTGATGTGGGGCGCCTCCTTCAAAGCTTTACGCCGCAGAGAGTGCGGGATGACGCCGCCATGCGGGACTGGCTTTGTGCGTGTACAGACGTGGACGCGCGTCAGGTGAGTGACAGCCTGCGCCAGGACCTGCTCAGTCACTTGCTGCACGCAGAAGCATCGCGTCCAGCTTTTTGTAAGTTGCTGACACTTGAAGCGTGTGAGGGAGTCTTGCATGCCTGA
- a CDS encoding ClpXP protease specificity-enhancing factor, whose protein sequence is MSMTSAKPHLVRAMYDWIVDNALTPYLVVNATWPGVQVPEEHVIDGRIILNISPQACRGLHLENDKIIFTARFSGMTTQIFVPPAAVLAIYAKENGRGMEFGEEYDEPPPTTPVASDIQGASRTRPSLKLVK, encoded by the coding sequence ATGAGCATGACCTCTGCCAAACCGCATCTGGTGCGCGCCATGTACGACTGGATAGTCGATAATGCGCTGACGCCGTATCTCGTCGTGAACGCCACCTGGCCGGGCGTGCAGGTGCCGGAAGAACACGTGATTGACGGGCGCATCATCCTCAATATTTCACCGCAGGCCTGCCGCGGATTGCACCTTGAGAATGACAAGATTATCTTCACGGCCCGTTTTTCCGGGATGACCACACAGATTTTTGTGCCGCCCGCAGCAGTTTTGGCGATTTATGCCAAAGAAAACGGGCGCGGCATGGAGTTTGGTGAAGAGTATGACGAGCCACCGCCGACAACGCCTGTTGCCTCGGACATTCAGGGTGCGTCACGTACGAGACCTTCCCTGAAACTCGTGAAGTGA
- a CDS encoding glycosyltransferase family 9 protein, which yields MIQSICIVRLSALGDVLMLVPLVRTLQKHFPHAAITWVISQPAASLVEGIDGVEFIVIDKPKSLKDYWQFRNLMRTRSFDVLLAPQASFRANLLYPLISAKRKIGYDALRGKDGHRWFIHETVEPGREHTLQSFLKFAKALGVSEYDIRWDLPITEEARAFAEAHLPKGRPILLVNPAASKPERSWPLDRYIETIRRAKAQFNVNVVLTGGPGVLEREMADTIASEVPVTNLVGKTRPPLLLAVIAAGDVLLCPDTGPSHMAAAVNTPVVALHAVTSSEVSGPYTFRHLAVDCYPQAVIQVLKKTPETCPWGTHAHGEKTMELVSVDAVMEKLEKAFAEAAGRRASASVDALD from the coding sequence ATGATTCAGTCCATTTGTATCGTTCGGCTCTCAGCGCTTGGGGATGTGTTGATGCTGGTGCCGCTTGTGCGCACGCTGCAAAAGCATTTCCCGCATGCCGCCATTACCTGGGTGATCTCCCAGCCGGCAGCCAGTCTTGTCGAGGGCATTGATGGCGTTGAATTTATCGTTATTGATAAACCAAAGTCGCTTAAGGATTACTGGCAGTTTCGAAATTTGATGCGTACGCGAAGCTTTGATGTGCTGCTGGCGCCCCAGGCAAGTTTTCGCGCCAACCTGCTCTATCCGCTGATTTCAGCAAAGCGTAAAATCGGTTATGACGCGTTGCGTGGAAAGGATGGGCACCGGTGGTTTATCCATGAAACAGTGGAGCCGGGACGCGAGCACACGCTTCAGAGCTTTTTGAAATTTGCGAAAGCACTTGGCGTCAGTGAGTATGACATTCGCTGGGATCTCCCGATAACCGAGGAAGCGCGTGCCTTTGCCGAGGCGCATTTGCCGAAGGGCAGACCGATACTTTTGGTCAATCCCGCGGCGAGCAAGCCTGAGCGCAGCTGGCCGCTTGACCGTTACATTGAAACCATTCGCCGCGCAAAGGCGCAGTTTAATGTGAACGTTGTGCTCACCGGCGGGCCTGGTGTCCTTGAGCGGGAGATGGCAGATACCATTGCCAGCGAAGTTCCCGTGACCAATCTGGTGGGGAAAACGCGCCCGCCACTGCTGCTCGCAGTCATTGCCGCAGGTGATGTTTTACTCTGTCCGGATACCGGCCCCTCGCACATGGCGGCAGCCGTCAACACGCCGGTGGTGGCGTTGCATGCGGTGACCAGCTCCGAGGTCTCAGGGCCTTATACGTTCAGGCATCTCGCGGTAGACTGTTACCCGCAAGCCGTGATTCAGGTTCTTAAAAAGACACCGGAAACCTGTCCCTGGGGGACGCATGCGCATGGTGAAAAAACCATGGAACTGGTGAGTGTGGATGCGGTGATGGAGAAGCTTGAAAAAGCATTTGCCGAAGCAGCGGGGCGGCGCGCTTCGGCAAGTGTTGACGCTCTGGATTAA
- a CDS encoding glutathione S-transferase N-terminal domain-containing protein, translated as MAVVAKRTVMSLFSDGDDVYSHQVRIVLAEKGVNVEILATDDGEALQALRSVNPYGTVPTLIDRELVLYEARIIMEYLDERFPHPPLLPVYPVARAEARKMMHRIEHDWYDLLARIRKGQNAVEARSYLQESLVSLEPVFADKPFFLSEEFSLLDCALAPLLWRLPQLAVDIPASAKALNAYMQRLFQREAFQTSLTDVERQLRAA; from the coding sequence ATGGCCGTAGTAGCAAAGCGCACAGTCATGTCACTGTTTTCCGACGGTGATGATGTGTACAGTCACCAGGTTCGTATTGTGCTGGCCGAGAAAGGGGTGAATGTCGAAATTCTCGCCACAGATGACGGCGAAGCGCTGCAGGCGCTGCGTTCCGTGAATCCCTATGGTACGGTTCCCACGCTGATTGACCGTGAGCTGGTGCTCTATGAGGCCCGTATCATCATGGAATACCTTGATGAACGCTTCCCGCATCCGCCACTGCTGCCAGTATACCCGGTCGCACGTGCCGAAGCCCGTAAAATGATGCACCGCATTGAACATGACTGGTATGATTTGCTGGCACGTATTCGCAAAGGCCAGAATGCTGTGGAAGCGCGCAGCTACCTGCAGGAGAGTCTTGTGAGTCTTGAGCCGGTGTTTGCGGATAAGCCGTTTTTTCTGAGTGAAGAATTTTCCCTGCTTGATTGCGCACTGGCACCGCTTCTGTGGCGTCTGCCACAGCTTGCCGTTGATATTCCGGCAAGTGCGAAGGCCCTTAACGCCTACATGCAGCGGCTTTTCCAGCGCGAAGCCTTTCAGACGAGCCTTACGGACGTCGAGAGACAGTTGCGGGCAGCCTGA
- a CDS encoding cytochrome c1 → MRMLKRITFAALLLGIFGGGFAATSSVPLARADVDVRDTKRLQRGARVFMNYCSGCHSLKYLRYQRMGRDLGLTTFDGRPDNDLLKNNLIFTSARVNDPIRISMPPTDARQWFGVVPPDLSLVVRRRSADWVYTYLNSFYADSTRPFGTNNLLVPNVAMPNVFAPLRGRVIHVPESVTEADTRHAHLVRVGEGSMTPEQFEDTLDDLVSFLAYVAEPVQLVRYRTGVGALIFLGLFFLVVRALKKDIHKRILSAQKQETDTPR, encoded by the coding sequence ATGCGCATGCTTAAGCGAATTACCTTCGCAGCACTTCTTCTCGGGATTTTTGGGGGGGGCTTTGCAGCAACCTCGAGTGTGCCCCTTGCCCGTGCGGATGTCGATGTGCGCGACACCAAACGTCTGCAACGCGGTGCGCGGGTCTTCATGAATTACTGCTCCGGCTGCCACTCCCTCAAATATCTCCGCTATCAGCGCATGGGGCGCGATCTTGGACTGACTACCTTTGACGGGCGCCCCGATAACGACCTGCTTAAAAATAACCTCATCTTTACCAGCGCACGCGTTAACGACCCCATCCGCATCAGCATGCCGCCCACGGATGCACGACAGTGGTTTGGTGTGGTGCCGCCGGATTTAAGCCTTGTGGTGCGACGCCGGAGCGCGGATTGGGTATACACCTATCTTAACAGTTTCTATGCTGACAGTACCCGCCCCTTCGGCACCAATAATCTGCTGGTGCCAAACGTGGCCATGCCAAACGTTTTTGCTCCGCTCAGAGGCCGTGTGATTCATGTCCCTGAATCCGTAACCGAGGCAGATACGCGGCATGCGCACCTCGTGCGGGTGGGTGAGGGGAGCATGACGCCTGAGCAGTTTGAAGATACGCTTGATGACCTCGTCAGTTTTCTCGCCTACGTGGCAGAGCCTGTGCAGCTGGTGCGTTATCGTACAGGCGTGGGTGCGTTGATTTTTCTGGGACTTTTTTTTCTCGTAGTGCGCGCTTTAAAAAAAGATATTCATAAGCGGATTTTAAGCGCGCAAAAGCAGGAGACAGACACACCACGCTGA
- a CDS encoding N-acetylmuramoyl-L-alanine amidase: protein MSAWLTRLWLIFSLCGSLAFAATLQSVSVKPTGDKTYLYFSGEGYFTHRAFALSGPDRVVIDFANTRLACALPPIAAAAGHVRRVRGGNPDPKTLRLVFEVDRPVVVSSGESPGAGSRWNLRVELATQTLKAAARPVPVRQNAPVAPVPARVQAPKAPETRVMQTAARTPAEAPRASTPVFAPGRGARDVIVVIDPGHGGKDPGAIGPRRSAEKHAVLAIALKLKQTIDRQPGMRAVLTRTGDYYVGLRERLAIARRYNGDIFVSIHADAFINQQSNGASVFALSQTGATSEAARWLAEKENYSELGGVNLKGLDDQSGIVRSVLIDLSQTATIGSSLKMGGAVLRNLDGITRLHNQRVEQARFMVLKSPDIPSILVETGFISNPREERNLTSHAYQQQLAQAIFRGIKGYFWENPPHGTRIEAMVQKSSGRLG from the coding sequence ATGAGCGCATGGTTGACACGGTTATGGCTGATTTTTAGTCTTTGTGGTTCGCTTGCGTTTGCTGCCACGCTACAGTCGGTTTCGGTAAAGCCTACCGGTGATAAAACCTACCTGTATTTTTCAGGAGAGGGCTATTTCACCCACCGCGCCTTCGCACTTTCAGGCCCTGACCGCGTAGTCATTGATTTTGCCAACACGCGCCTGGCCTGTGCATTGCCGCCCATTGCGGCAGCTGCCGGTCACGTGCGCCGGGTGCGGGGCGGTAATCCTGACCCTAAAACCCTGCGACTGGTTTTCGAAGTGGACCGACCGGTTGTGGTCAGCAGCGGCGAATCGCCCGGTGCCGGTTCGCGCTGGAATCTGCGTGTAGAGCTTGCCACACAAACCCTCAAAGCCGCGGCACGCCCAGTACCCGTGCGCCAGAATGCGCCTGTCGCGCCAGTGCCTGCACGCGTGCAGGCACCTAAAGCGCCGGAGACACGTGTGATGCAGACAGCCGCACGTACGCCTGCAGAGGCTCCACGTGCGAGTACGCCTGTTTTCGCGCCCGGACGCGGTGCGCGTGATGTTATCGTTGTCATTGACCCCGGTCATGGTGGCAAGGACCCCGGCGCCATTGGACCAAGACGCAGTGCAGAAAAACACGCGGTACTTGCCATCGCACTGAAACTTAAGCAAACCATCGACCGCCAGCCCGGAATGCGCGCGGTATTGACGCGCACGGGTGATTATTATGTCGGTCTGCGCGAGCGCCTCGCTATTGCGAGGCGTTATAATGGCGATATTTTTGTGTCGATTCATGCGGACGCGTTTATCAATCAGCAATCAAATGGCGCTTCCGTGTTTGCCCTCTCTCAGACAGGGGCGACCAGTGAAGCGGCACGCTGGCTTGCAGAGAAAGAAAACTACTCGGAGCTTGGCGGCGTTAACCTGAAAGGCCTTGATGACCAGAGCGGCATTGTGCGCAGCGTCCTTATCGACCTCTCCCAAACAGCAACCATCGGCTCAAGCCTGAAGATGGGGGGGGCGGTTTTGCGAAATCTCGACGGCATTACCCGTCTGCATAATCAACGGGTCGAACAGGCGCGTTTTATGGTACTGAAATCGCCGGACATTCCCTCGATTCTTGTTGAAACCGGATTTATTTCCAACCCGCGCGAAGAGCGCAATCTTACGAGCCACGCTTACCAGCAGCAGCTCGCGCAGGCAATTTTCCGAGGCATCAAGGGCTATTTCTGGGAAAACCCGCCACATGGCACCCGCATTGAAGCCATGGTACAAAAAAGCTCAGGAAGACTTGGGTGA
- the tsaE gene encoding tRNA (adenosine(37)-N6)-threonylcarbamoyltransferase complex ATPase subunit type 1 TsaE, with protein MTTEKYILLDDDAATVQLGVRLVHALNTPALITFTGPIGAGKTTLIRAMLRAHGVSSAIKSPTYTLVESYDCTPCTVHHFDLYRIHDPMELEFIGFREYLGQNAVCLIEWPEHGGGMLGKPDLQVSLEPAGDGRHARMKAESFRGKQILEGLEGGL; from the coding sequence ATGACGACTGAAAAATACATCCTTCTCGATGATGACGCGGCTACTGTTCAGCTTGGCGTGCGCCTGGTTCACGCTTTGAATACGCCGGCACTCATTACGTTTACAGGCCCCATTGGTGCCGGAAAAACGACACTGATTCGTGCCATGCTGCGCGCCCATGGGGTATCCTCAGCCATAAAAAGCCCAACCTATACCCTTGTGGAATCGTATGACTGTACGCCGTGTACCGTTCATCATTTTGATTTATACCGTATTCATGACCCCATGGAGCTTGAATTTATCGGCTTTCGCGAATACCTCGGCCAGAATGCCGTGTGTCTCATCGAGTGGCCGGAGCATGGTGGCGGCATGCTCGGAAAGCCTGATTTACAAGTTAGTCTTGAACCTGCAGGCGATGGCAGACATGCTCGCATGAAAGCCGAAAGTTTCAGAGGGAAACAGATTCTTGAAGGCCTTGAGGGGGGCTTATGA
- a CDS encoding cytochrome b: MKGLSDWVNARFPLAKTWKAHASEYHVPRNLNFWYYFGSLALLVLVIQLLSGIWLTMFYTPSAKGAFDSVEYIMRDVHFGWILRYTHSTGASAFFIVIYLHIFRALLYGSYKKPRELVWLLGMLLFVLLMSEAFFGYLLPWGQMSYWGAQVITSLFGAIPFIGDSLATWIRGDFTVANATLQRFFALHVIAIPLLFVMIVWLHMVALHAVGSNNPEGIDIRKPKDGRAPTRDTLPFHPWYTVKDCSGAIVFLMLFFSVVFFFPEMGGYFLEHANFEAANPMVTPEHIAPVWYLTPFYAMLRAIPDKLFGVAVMGGAIVILFFLPWLDKSPVRSMRYKGWASRVALMLFVLSTAILGYLGTLPVTPPALWTARVCTAIYFGYFLLMPLYTRLEACKTPPEHLEEEHAHA, from the coding sequence TTCGGCTCTCTGGCGTTGCTGGTGCTGGTCATTCAGTTGTTGTCCGGTATCTGGCTGACCATGTTTTACACGCCTTCGGCAAAAGGCGCTTTTGATTCAGTCGAATACATCATGCGCGATGTGCATTTTGGCTGGATACTGCGCTACACCCACTCCACCGGCGCATCGGCATTTTTCATTGTCATCTATCTGCATATTTTTCGTGCGCTGCTTTATGGCTCTTACAAAAAGCCGCGTGAGCTCGTGTGGCTGCTTGGCATGCTGCTGTTCGTGCTTTTGATGAGTGAAGCTTTTTTCGGCTATCTGCTGCCCTGGGGGCAGATGTCATACTGGGGCGCACAGGTGATTACCTCACTTTTCGGCGCTATTCCTTTTATTGGTGATTCGCTGGCGACCTGGATTCGGGGCGACTTTACCGTGGCAAATGCGACCCTGCAGCGTTTTTTTGCTCTGCACGTGATTGCCATTCCGCTGCTGTTTGTGATGATTGTCTGGCTGCACATGGTAGCGCTGCATGCGGTTGGCTCCAATAATCCCGAAGGCATTGATATCCGTAAACCGAAAGACGGGCGTGCGCCGACCCGTGATACTCTGCCGTTTCACCCATGGTACACAGTAAAAGACTGCAGCGGTGCCATTGTTTTTCTCATGCTTTTTTTCTCAGTGGTGTTTTTCTTCCCGGAGATGGGAGGGTATTTCCTGGAACATGCCAACTTTGAGGCTGCAAACCCGATGGTGACACCAGAGCACATTGCGCCAGTCTGGTATCTCACGCCTTTTTACGCGATGCTGCGTGCCATCCCCGATAAGCTTTTTGGCGTAGCGGTCATGGGGGGAGCCATTGTTATTCTTTTTTTCCTGCCCTGGCTTGATAAAAGTCCAGTGCGCTCAATGCGCTATAAAGGATGGGCCTCGCGTGTGGCGCTTATGCTTTTTGTACTGAGTACCGCCATACTTGGTTACCTCGGTACCCTGCCAGTAACGCCTCCCGCATTGTGGACGGCGCGGGTTTGCACGGCCATTTATTTCGGTTACTTTCTGCTGATGCCGCTTTATACGCGCCTTGAAGCCTGTAAAACGCCGCCAGAACATCTTGAAGAGGAGCATGCGCATGCTTAA
- the miaA gene encoding tRNA (adenosine(37)-N6)-dimethylallyltransferase MiaA: MPETVFCLMGPTASGKTALACELAARFPFEIVSVDSALVYREMDIGTAKPEPALLAQFPHHLINIINPDSVYSAAAFCEDAKKVCGEIFARGHYPLFTGGTMLYFRAFQEGLSELPPSDALLRATLTREAQTKGLVHMHERLKALDPVSGARIHPHDTQRILRALEVCLLSGRPFSAMRATAGPQHTYRSVNLVLLPKMRDWLHARIGQRFTEMLEAGFIEEVKSLCARWDLDAESASMRTVGYRQVFEHLAGRLEAHLLAQKGIEATRQLAKRQMTWLRAWPDAHVFAPDDPEHVREVMAFSAEILDNSG; this comes from the coding sequence ATGCCTGAAACCGTTTTTTGCCTCATGGGGCCTACGGCCTCTGGAAAAACAGCGCTTGCCTGCGAGCTTGCAGCACGCTTTCCTTTTGAGATTGTGAGTGTGGATTCAGCGCTCGTCTATCGCGAAATGGACATTGGGACTGCGAAGCCTGAACCCGCCTTACTGGCGCAATTTCCGCATCATCTCATCAACATCATTAATCCCGACTCAGTCTATTCCGCCGCCGCTTTTTGTGAAGATGCAAAAAAGGTGTGCGGAGAAATTTTCGCCCGCGGTCATTACCCGTTGTTCACCGGTGGCACAATGCTTTATTTTCGTGCGTTTCAAGAGGGCCTGTCCGAGCTGCCGCCGAGCGATGCCCTGTTACGTGCGACCCTGACCCGTGAAGCGCAGACAAAAGGGCTTGTGCACATGCACGAGCGACTCAAAGCCCTTGACCCTGTATCAGGCGCGCGCATTCATCCCCATGATACACAGCGCATACTGCGCGCACTGGAAGTCTGCCTCTTAAGTGGAAGGCCTTTTTCTGCCATGCGTGCCACAGCCGGGCCACAGCACACATACCGCTCTGTTAATCTCGTCCTGTTGCCCAAAATGCGTGACTGGCTTCATGCCCGAATTGGTCAGCGTTTTACAGAGATGCTTGAGGCGGGTTTTATTGAGGAAGTCAAAAGCCTTTGTGCGCGATGGGACTTAGACGCTGAAAGTGCATCCATGCGCACGGTGGGATATCGACAGGTCTTTGAACATCTGGCCGGCAGACTTGAGGCGCATCTTTTAGCGCAAAAAGGCATTGAAGCCACGCGACAGCTTGCCAAGCGACAGATGACATGGCTGCGAGCCTGGCCTGATGCGCATGTTTTTGCCCCGGACGACCCCGAACATGTCCGCGAAGTCATGGCCTTTAGTGCAGAAATATTAGATAATTCCGGGTAA